Proteins from a single region of Chloroflexota bacterium:
- a CDS encoding aryl-sulfate sulfotransferase, whose product MNRNDRCKQCGLVPDAQHEPGTLVKSGRFQDQEEAAFATLSIVRASGRAILSIGTFGLLVMLLWASLSQGSLSLSREMASLQYLSPRPGAMLVSRETTISVRHGDPIAGRTVIDGLFQVEGAKSGLLDGETILADDGRTVIFAPDKPFSPGERVSVTLRSGLRTIYGERVHGLSWRFSVSAKRMTEPNDRLMEDLILSELPGEQLEVERMPVSASPAHVTLPADFPNISVTVPASNTAEGLILVSHMTFRFWEDRTFLLILDDQGEPVYYKASTPGKMLWDFQKQPNGMLSYYDQVTHLHHVMNADYQEVGTYRPGNGYWGDFHDFWLSPGGDSMYLIYDEQQIDMSQIVPGGVPTATVIGLIVQELDPSRNVVFEWRSWDHFNITDTTVSLTAPTIRYVHGNALERDLDGNILISSRNLDEITKIDRQTGEMIWRFGGKNNQFTVLNDHRPFSHQHDIVVLPNGHYTLFDNGNDLDPPYSRGLEYELDEAARTARVVDSYRHTPDIFAMGMGSTRRLPNGNLIIGWGANLTVLTEFRPDGSTALEMMFDRATSYRAQRVPWQGWPTWSPTLVNLPAGSGSTLYVSWNGATEIASYRVDAGLSANPDTFVPVGLVDKSGFETEIDISDLIDDYCYFRVMPIDNQGQETQYSETVLAANSSCDLRYYLPLTSASG is encoded by the coding sequence ATGAACCGCAATGACCGTTGTAAGCAATGTGGCCTGGTTCCGGATGCTCAGCACGAGCCTGGCACGCTGGTGAAGTCAGGTCGATTTCAGGATCAGGAAGAGGCTGCGTTTGCGACGCTTTCCATTGTCAGAGCCTCGGGGCGTGCCATCTTATCGATTGGCACCTTCGGGCTGTTGGTCATGCTGCTGTGGGCCTCTCTTTCGCAAGGGAGCCTTTCCCTGTCACGGGAAATGGCCTCGCTGCAATACCTTTCTCCCCGCCCGGGTGCCATGCTGGTATCGCGGGAGACCACAATCTCGGTCCGGCATGGCGACCCGATTGCCGGGAGAACGGTCATCGACGGGCTCTTCCAGGTTGAAGGTGCCAAAAGTGGCCTGCTCGATGGGGAAACGATATTGGCCGACGACGGCAGAACTGTGATTTTCGCACCCGATAAGCCGTTTTCGCCGGGGGAGAGGGTTTCGGTGACATTGCGATCCGGGCTGAGAACCATCTATGGGGAACGCGTGCATGGGCTTTCATGGCGGTTTAGCGTCTCAGCAAAACGGATGACCGAGCCAAACGATAGGCTGATGGAGGACCTGATCTTATCTGAACTGCCGGGCGAGCAGCTTGAGGTCGAGCGAATGCCAGTGAGTGCCTCCCCGGCCCACGTGACCCTACCCGCCGATTTTCCAAACATATCGGTGACTGTGCCCGCTTCGAATACTGCCGAGGGCTTGATCCTGGTCAGCCACATGACCTTTCGATTTTGGGAAGATAGAACGTTTCTCCTGATTCTGGATGACCAGGGTGAACCGGTCTATTACAAAGCATCAACCCCCGGCAAGATGTTGTGGGATTTTCAGAAGCAGCCCAACGGCATGCTTTCCTACTATGATCAGGTGACCCACCTCCATCATGTCATGAATGCCGACTATCAGGAAGTAGGCACCTACCGGCCTGGCAACGGTTATTGGGGGGATTTCCATGATTTCTGGCTGTCACCTGGCGGGGACTCCATGTACCTGATCTACGACGAGCAGCAGATCGATATGAGCCAGATTGTGCCGGGCGGAGTACCCACGGCGACGGTCATAGGCTTGATTGTCCAGGAGTTGGATCCTTCACGCAACGTGGTCTTCGAGTGGCGCAGTTGGGACCATTTCAACATCACTGACACCACTGTTAGTCTGACCGCTCCCACGATCAGATACGTTCATGGAAATGCACTCGAAAGGGACCTGGATGGCAACATACTCATCTCCAGCCGGAATTTAGACGAGATCACCAAGATCGACCGGCAGACCGGGGAGATGATCTGGCGATTCGGGGGTAAAAACAACCAGTTCACGGTTCTGAATGACCATCGGCCCTTTTCCCACCAGCATGATATCGTCGTCCTGCCCAATGGACACTACACGTTGTTCGATAATGGAAACGATCTGGATCCGCCCTATTCCCGGGGGTTGGAGTACGAGCTGGACGAAGCTGCCAGAACGGCGCGTGTTGTTGACTCCTATCGGCATACGCCGGATATTTTCGCGATGGGCATGGGCAGCACGCGGCGATTGCCCAACGGCAATTTGATCATCGGTTGGGGTGCCAACCTTACCGTACTCACCGAGTTCAGGCCCGACGGCAGCACCGCGTTGGAGATGATGTTTGACCGGGCTACCAGCTATCGGGCCCAGCGGGTTCCCTGGCAAGGTTGGCCCACCTGGTCTCCGACACTTGTCAACCTGCCGGCAGGATCGGGTTCAACCTTGTATGTGAGTTGGAATGGTGCCACGGAAATCGCATCTTACCGGGTCGATGCGGGCTTATCCGCCAACCCCGACACATTTGTGCCGGTCGGTCTCGTGGACAAAAGTGGTTTCGAAACAGAGATCGATATTTCCGATCTGATCGACGACTATTGCTATTTTCGTGTGATGCCTATTGATAACCAGGGACAGGAGACGCAATACTCGGAAACCGTGCTGGCTGCCAATTCATCCTGCGATCTGAGATATTACCTGCCGTTGACATCGGCCAGCGGGTAG